In Curtobacterium sp. L6-1, a genomic segment contains:
- a CDS encoding TetR/AcrR family transcriptional regulator has protein sequence MARRGSYAKGIAKREEILSVALDLVATQGFRRTSIKDVADAVGLTQAGLLHYFDSKDELWVAILRRRDEHDNAAQWDAPDFAALLAAVVRHNAEVPGLVQMFVNLSAAAATDPEHPAHDYFRERYESTRSRMTADFRTMQQDGRLRADLDPEELASVLLAVSDGMQIQWLYDPSRDMAEHVELVTRLAMAQATTAS, from the coding sequence ATGGCACGACGGGGTTCGTACGCGAAGGGCATCGCCAAGCGCGAGGAGATCCTGTCCGTCGCGCTCGACCTCGTCGCCACCCAGGGGTTCCGCCGCACCAGCATCAAGGACGTCGCGGACGCCGTCGGGCTCACCCAGGCCGGACTCCTGCACTACTTCGACTCGAAGGACGAGCTCTGGGTCGCGATCCTCCGACGGCGCGACGAGCACGACAACGCCGCGCAGTGGGACGCCCCCGACTTCGCGGCGCTCCTGGCCGCGGTCGTCCGGCACAACGCCGAGGTCCCCGGACTCGTGCAGATGTTCGTGAACCTGTCGGCCGCTGCGGCGACCGACCCGGAGCACCCCGCGCACGACTACTTCCGCGAGCGCTACGAGAGCACCCGCAGCCGCATGACCGCGGACTTCCGCACGATGCAGCAGGACGGCCGCCTGCGCGCCGACCTCGACCCCGAGGAACTCGCGAGCGTCCTGCTCGCCGTCTCCGACGGCATGCAGATCCAGTGGCTCTACGACCCGTCGCGCGACATGGCCGAGCACGTGGAGCTCGTGACGCGCCTCGCGATGGCCCAGGCGACCACCGCCTCCTGA
- a CDS encoding glycoside hydrolase family 3 protein has product MTTTPAAPGPHDERIDALVARLSTEQKVQVLTGRDFWTTWPVEEIGLRRVLMSDGPSGVRGEVWDERDPSLNLPSATALAASWDRAIARRYGGAAAVEARRKGVDVVLGPTINLHRSPLGGRHFEAFSEDPVLTGDLAASYVAGVQEHGVAATPKHYIANDYETDRFTASTEVSERALRELYLLAFEKAVTEAHAWAVMSSYNAVNGVTASENDLLETPLNSEWGFDGVVVSDWTGVRSVDSANASQDLAMPGPNPWWSEGPLLEAVRSGAVPMAAIDRKVRRILVLAARVGALADVDVDVDVDVDEAGAVDASSVPSVPSVPSAPSAEDGVAFVREAEAEGTVLVRNTGLLPVAPADVTRIAVIGHNADQARTQGGGSATVVPSSVVSPIDGIRAAYPDAEVEHAIGAVVQEGIAEFPLDTITNPATGEPGARVAFVRAGTELYTEDRRATALFWFGGDAPTREADRLDITTTHTAQQDGIVRIGIGAAGRSRMWIDGELLLDEDVPFEGDQLGAAFLNPPARSVPVTVTAGQQLAIRIEHDIVQDETLGGVLAYQFGTEPSDDDPADLIAAAVATASTADVAIVVVGTNSRVESEGYDRTSLALPGHQDALVAAVAAANPATVIVVNAGAPVEMPWRDDVAAVLLTWFGGQEYGNALADVLTGAREPGGRLPTTWPVAMADVPVLDVTPVDGAVRYDEGVHIGYRAWLRSGTAPAYPFGHGLGYTSWSIEGIAATPTVTEGDAVIVTATVANTGDRAGKHVVQVYASRATSAVDRPVRWLVGFAPVRLAAGASTEVSVEVPARAFAYWDGGRDGRWAYEPGSFTLHVGSSVVDEAGQATLELE; this is encoded by the coding sequence GTGACCACGACCCCAGCAGCCCCCGGACCGCACGACGAGCGCATCGACGCCCTCGTCGCCCGGCTGTCCACCGAGCAGAAGGTGCAGGTGCTCACCGGCCGTGACTTCTGGACGACGTGGCCGGTCGAGGAGATCGGGCTGCGCCGCGTCCTCATGTCCGACGGGCCGTCCGGGGTGCGCGGCGAGGTCTGGGACGAGCGCGACCCGTCGCTCAACCTGCCGTCCGCGACGGCGCTCGCCGCCTCGTGGGACCGCGCGATCGCCCGCCGCTACGGCGGAGCGGCCGCCGTCGAGGCGCGGCGCAAGGGCGTCGACGTCGTCCTCGGTCCGACGATCAACCTGCACCGCTCACCGCTCGGCGGTCGCCACTTCGAGGCGTTCAGCGAGGACCCGGTGCTCACCGGTGACCTGGCCGCCTCGTACGTGGCCGGTGTGCAGGAGCACGGGGTCGCGGCGACCCCGAAGCACTACATCGCGAACGACTACGAGACCGACCGCTTCACCGCCTCGACCGAGGTCTCCGAGCGGGCCCTCCGCGAGCTCTACCTGCTCGCGTTCGAGAAGGCCGTGACCGAGGCGCACGCCTGGGCGGTCATGTCGTCGTACAACGCGGTGAACGGCGTGACGGCGTCGGAGAACGACCTGCTCGAGACGCCGCTCAACAGCGAGTGGGGCTTCGACGGGGTCGTCGTCTCGGACTGGACCGGCGTGCGGTCGGTCGATTCGGCGAACGCCTCGCAGGACCTCGCGATGCCCGGGCCGAACCCGTGGTGGAGCGAGGGGCCGCTGCTCGAAGCGGTGCGGTCGGGTGCGGTGCCGATGGCGGCGATCGACCGGAAGGTGCGGCGGATCCTGGTGCTCGCGGCGCGGGTGGGGGCGCTGGCGGACGTGGACGTGGACGTGGACGTGGACGTGGACGAGGCCGGGGCGGTCGACGCGTCGTCGGTGCCGTCGGTGCCGTCGGTGCCGTCGGCGCCGTCGGCCGAGGACGGCGTCGCGTTCGTGCGGGAGGCCGAGGCCGAGGGCACCGTGCTCGTCCGCAACACGGGCCTCCTGCCCGTCGCTCCCGCCGACGTGACCCGCATCGCGGTGATCGGCCACAACGCCGACCAGGCCCGGACGCAGGGCGGCGGTTCGGCGACGGTCGTGCCGTCGTCGGTCGTGTCCCCGATCGACGGCATCCGGGCGGCCTACCCCGACGCCGAGGTCGAGCACGCGATCGGCGCGGTCGTCCAGGAGGGCATCGCCGAGTTCCCGCTCGACACCATCACGAACCCGGCGACCGGCGAGCCCGGGGCCCGGGTGGCGTTCGTGCGCGCGGGCACCGAGCTGTACACCGAGGACCGCCGTGCGACCGCGCTCTTCTGGTTCGGCGGCGACGCTCCCACCCGCGAGGCCGACCGCCTCGACATCACGACCACCCACACGGCACAGCAGGACGGCATCGTGCGGATCGGCATCGGCGCCGCCGGACGATCGCGGATGTGGATCGACGGCGAACTCCTGCTCGACGAGGACGTGCCCTTCGAGGGCGACCAGCTCGGTGCGGCGTTCCTCAACCCGCCGGCCCGGTCCGTGCCCGTGACCGTCACCGCCGGGCAGCAGCTCGCGATCCGGATCGAGCACGACATCGTGCAGGACGAGACCCTCGGGGGTGTGCTCGCGTACCAGTTCGGCACCGAGCCCTCGGACGACGACCCGGCCGACCTGATCGCCGCGGCCGTCGCGACCGCGTCCACGGCGGACGTCGCGATCGTCGTCGTCGGCACGAACAGCCGGGTCGAGTCCGAGGGGTACGACCGCACCTCGCTCGCCCTGCCCGGGCACCAGGACGCCCTCGTTGCCGCCGTCGCCGCTGCGAACCCGGCCACGGTCATCGTCGTGAACGCCGGCGCGCCCGTCGAGATGCCGTGGCGGGACGACGTGGCCGCGGTGTTGCTCACGTGGTTCGGCGGCCAGGAGTACGGCAACGCCCTGGCCGACGTGCTGACCGGGGCCCGCGAACCGGGCGGGCGCCTCCCCACCACCTGGCCGGTCGCGATGGCCGACGTGCCGGTGCTCGACGTCACCCCGGTCGACGGCGCGGTCCGGTACGACGAGGGCGTGCACATCGGCTACCGGGCCTGGTTGCGGAGCGGTACCGCCCCGGCGTACCCGTTCGGACACGGCCTCGGGTACACGTCGTGGTCGATCGAGGGGATCGCGGCGACGCCGACCGTCACCGAGGGCGACGCCGTCATCGTCACGGCGACCGTCGCGAACACCGGCGACCGCGCCGGCAAGCACGTCGTGCAGGTGTACGCGTCCCGAGCGACCTCGGCCGTCGACCGTCCGGTCCGCTGGCTCGTCGGGTTCGCGCCCGTGCGCCTGGCGGCGGGAGCGTCGACCGAGGTCTCCGTCGAGGTCCCGGCCCGTGCGTTCGCGTACTGGGACGGCGGGCGGGACGGGCGCTGGGCCTACGAGCCGGGCTCCTTCACCCTGCACGTCGGGTCGTCCGTGGTCGACGAGGCCGGGCAGGCGACCCTCGAACTGGAGTGA
- a CDS encoding LLM class flavin-dependent oxidoreductase, with product MRELGFLSFVPNHGGTPGAASALEDGLQLFATAETLGYGTGWVRGRHFEPFLTSPMTFFAAAAQRTTTIGFGTAVLGMRYEDPVRLAEDASTVDLLSGGRVQLGISTGIAGYGPILDPVFGGSERSFRDEAEARAARLLEVLRGDALGSAGNGYESIPAGAELTLQPQSPGLLDRVWWGGGSTGTAVKTAEKGLLLHCSTLNTEDTGAPFAEAQADQIAAYRARFGELHPDRRSKVAVGRIIVPLLDDHDRAVHEEFLTGYASGMDDDGRPLSGPPFRFSRVLSGEPAAIVDALRADPAVAAADELVVTLPANGDSASHERILRIVAEEIAPAVRTA from the coding sequence GTGCGCGAACTCGGCTTCCTCTCCTTCGTCCCGAACCACGGCGGTACCCCCGGTGCCGCGAGCGCCCTCGAGGACGGTCTGCAGCTGTTCGCGACCGCCGAGACGCTCGGCTACGGCACGGGGTGGGTCCGCGGTCGGCACTTCGAGCCCTTCCTGACGAGCCCGATGACCTTCTTCGCCGCGGCCGCCCAGCGCACGACCACGATCGGCTTCGGGACGGCCGTCCTGGGCATGCGGTACGAGGACCCGGTCCGTCTCGCCGAGGACGCCAGCACGGTCGACCTGCTCAGCGGTGGGCGCGTGCAACTCGGCATCAGCACGGGCATCGCCGGCTACGGACCGATCCTCGACCCGGTGTTCGGCGGCTCCGAGCGGTCGTTCCGTGACGAGGCCGAGGCCCGGGCAGCGCGGCTCCTCGAGGTCCTGCGCGGCGACGCCCTCGGCTCCGCCGGCAACGGCTACGAGAGCATCCCCGCCGGTGCCGAGCTCACCCTCCAGCCGCAGAGCCCCGGCCTGCTCGACCGTGTCTGGTGGGGCGGCGGCAGCACGGGCACCGCCGTGAAGACGGCCGAGAAGGGCCTGCTGCTGCACTGCTCGACCCTGAACACGGAGGACACCGGCGCCCCCTTCGCCGAGGCACAGGCCGACCAGATCGCCGCCTACCGTGCCCGCTTCGGCGAGCTGCACCCGGACCGCCGGTCGAAGGTCGCCGTCGGTCGGATCATCGTCCCGCTGCTCGACGACCACGACCGCGCGGTGCACGAGGAGTTCCTCACCGGCTACGCCTCGGGCATGGACGACGACGGTCGGCCCCTGTCCGGCCCGCCGTTCCGCTTCAGCCGCGTGCTCTCCGGTGAGCCGGCCGCGATCGTCGACGCACTCCGCGCCGACCCGGCGGTGGCGGCGGCCGACGAGCTCGTCGTGACCCTGCCGGCCAACGGGGACAGCGCCTCCCACGAGCGGATCCTGCGGATCGTCGCCGAGGAGATCGCACCGGCGGTCCGCACCGCCTGA
- a CDS encoding DEAD/DEAH box helicase, whose amino-acid sequence MTDVTTVPPLVAALPAAEGGVVDPDAVYTAFADWAATGGRPLYPAQDEALIELVSGANVVLSTPTGTGKSLVAAGAHFAALAEGKRSYYTAPIKALVSEKFFQLVDLFGAQNVGMVTGDSAVNADAPIVCCTAEILANLALRQGPDADVDVVVMDEFHFYGDADRGWAWQVPLLVLDRAQFLLMSATLGDVTTIADDLSRRTGRPTARVTGVSRPVPLAYEYVMTPVQETVERLLEERKAPVYIVHFAQAAALERAQSLMSAKVASRERRDEIAEAIAGFRFSAGFGQTLSRLIRAGIGVHHAGMLPKYRRLVEQLAQRGLLPVICGTDTLGVGINVPIRAVLFTGLTKFDGTKMRQLSAREFHQIAGRAGRAGYDTEGDVVAEAPEHDIENARAVAKAGDDPKKKNKIKRKKAPEGFVSWGQASFERLIAAEPEPMASRMRITHAMVLSVVARGGDAFQDVRSLVFDNHEPRSRQLAMARRALTIARTLVNARVIEKVDGTYRLTVDLQANFALNQPLSPFALAAFELLDPDSPTFALDMVSIVEATLDDPRAILSQQQFKERGEAVARMKQEGIEYEERMELLEDVTWPKPLDELLTAAYESYADEQPWVLDFTLSPKSVVRDMYERAMTFGDYVRFYQLTRSEGLVLRYLSDAYRTMRQTIADEHRTQELDDLIEWLGELVRQVDSSLVDEWEALMNGDVALAEAEHEEIAPPQPARLTGNVRAFRVLVRNALFQRVLLAARDDIDGLGELDAQQGFDRAAWDAVLEEYYDEHDTIGIDAEARSMQYLVLSEQGRTWRARQLFADPAGDKDFGFSATIDLDASDEAGEAVVRVTEIGRFDGWAEVDVD is encoded by the coding sequence ATGACCGACGTCACCACCGTCCCTCCGCTCGTCGCCGCACTGCCGGCGGCCGAGGGCGGTGTCGTCGATCCCGACGCCGTCTACACCGCGTTCGCCGACTGGGCCGCCACCGGCGGCCGGCCCCTCTACCCCGCGCAGGACGAAGCGCTCATCGAGCTCGTCTCCGGGGCGAACGTCGTGCTCAGCACCCCGACCGGCACCGGCAAGTCGCTCGTCGCGGCCGGGGCGCACTTCGCCGCGCTCGCCGAGGGCAAGCGGAGCTACTACACGGCGCCGATCAAGGCGCTCGTCTCCGAGAAGTTCTTCCAGCTCGTCGACCTGTTCGGCGCGCAGAACGTCGGCATGGTGACGGGCGACTCGGCGGTCAACGCCGACGCGCCGATCGTCTGCTGCACCGCCGAGATCCTCGCGAACCTCGCGCTGCGCCAGGGGCCGGACGCCGACGTGGACGTCGTCGTGATGGACGAGTTCCACTTCTACGGCGACGCCGACCGCGGCTGGGCCTGGCAAGTGCCGCTGCTGGTGCTCGACCGGGCGCAGTTCCTGCTCATGTCCGCCACGCTCGGCGACGTCACCACCATCGCCGACGACCTGTCGCGCCGCACCGGACGGCCGACCGCGCGCGTCACCGGCGTGAGCCGCCCGGTGCCCCTGGCCTACGAGTACGTGATGACGCCCGTGCAGGAGACCGTCGAGCGCCTGCTCGAGGAGCGCAAGGCACCGGTGTACATCGTGCACTTCGCCCAGGCCGCGGCGCTCGAGCGGGCGCAGTCGCTCATGTCCGCCAAGGTCGCCAGCCGCGAGCGTCGTGACGAGATCGCCGAGGCCATCGCCGGCTTCCGCTTCAGCGCCGGGTTCGGACAGACCCTGTCGCGACTCATCCGCGCCGGCATCGGCGTGCACCACGCGGGCATGCTGCCGAAGTACCGGCGGCTGGTCGAGCAGCTCGCGCAGCGGGGCCTCCTGCCGGTCATCTGCGGCACGGACACCCTCGGTGTCGGCATCAACGTCCCGATCCGCGCCGTGCTGTTCACCGGCCTGACCAAGTTCGACGGCACGAAGATGCGCCAGCTCTCGGCCCGCGAGTTCCACCAGATCGCCGGACGCGCCGGTCGTGCCGGGTACGACACCGAAGGCGACGTCGTGGCCGAGGCGCCGGAGCACGACATCGAGAACGCCCGCGCCGTCGCGAAGGCCGGCGACGACCCGAAGAAGAAGAACAAGATCAAGCGCAAGAAGGCGCCCGAGGGCTTCGTGTCGTGGGGGCAGGCGTCCTTCGAGCGACTCATCGCGGCCGAGCCCGAGCCGATGGCGTCGCGCATGCGGATCACGCACGCGATGGTGCTCTCCGTGGTCGCCCGCGGCGGGGACGCCTTCCAGGACGTTCGGTCGCTCGTCTTCGACAACCACGAGCCGCGGTCCCGCCAGCTCGCGATGGCCCGCCGCGCCCTGACCATCGCCCGGACGCTCGTCAACGCCCGCGTCATCGAGAAGGTCGACGGCACCTACCGGTTGACCGTCGACCTGCAGGCGAACTTCGCGCTCAACCAGCCGCTGTCGCCGTTCGCCCTGGCGGCCTTCGAGCTGCTCGACCCCGACTCGCCGACCTTCGCCCTCGACATGGTCTCCATCGTCGAGGCCACCCTCGACGACCCGCGCGCGATCCTTTCGCAGCAGCAGTTCAAGGAGCGTGGTGAAGCGGTCGCGCGGATGAAGCAGGAGGGCATCGAGTACGAGGAGCGCATGGAGCTCCTCGAGGACGTCACGTGGCCGAAGCCGCTCGACGAGCTCCTCACCGCCGCCTACGAGAGCTACGCGGACGAGCAGCCCTGGGTGCTCGACTTCACGCTGTCGCCGAAGTCCGTCGTCCGCGACATGTACGAGCGGGCGATGACCTTCGGCGACTACGTGCGCTTCTACCAACTCACGCGGTCCGAGGGCCTCGTGCTGCGGTACCTCTCCGACGCCTACCGCACGATGCGGCAGACCATCGCGGACGAGCACCGCACGCAGGAGCTCGACGACCTGATCGAGTGGCTCGGGGAACTCGTGCGGCAGGTGGACTCCTCGCTCGTCGACGAGTGGGAGGCCCTGATGAACGGGGACGTCGCGCTCGCCGAGGCCGAGCACGAGGAGATCGCGCCGCCGCAGCCCGCGCGGCTCACCGGCAACGTGCGGGCCTTCCGGGTGCTCGTGCGGAACGCGCTGTTCCAGCGGGTGCTGCTGGCGGCCCGCGACGACATCGACGGGCTCGGTGAACTCGACGCGCAGCAGGGGTTCGACCGCGCTGCCTGGGACGCCGTGCTCGAGGAGTACTACGACGAACACGACACGATCGGCATCGACGCCGAGGCCCGGTCGATGCAGTACCTCGTGCTCAGCGAGCAGGGACGGACCTGGCGGGCGCGGCAGCTCTTCGCGGACCCCGCAGGCGACAAGGACTTCGGGTTCTCGGCGACCATCGACCTCGACGCCTCCGACGAAGCGGGGGAGGCCGTGGTGCGGGTCACCGAGATCGGGCGCTTCGACGGGTGGGCCGAGGTCGACGTCGACTGA
- a CDS encoding DUF6458 family protein has translation MRIGSSIALIVIGAIVAFAVDFQVAGIDLKLIGYILIAAGIILLIISLAVGFGGRRTTTTTRSGVDPASGEQITRQDRRDGTY, from the coding sequence ATGCGTATCGGCTCCAGCATCGCCCTGATCGTGATCGGCGCCATCGTCGCGTTCGCGGTCGACTTCCAGGTCGCGGGCATCGACCTGAAGCTCATCGGCTACATCCTCATCGCAGCCGGCATCATCCTGCTCATCATCAGCCTGGCGGTCGGCTTCGGCGGACGTCGGACCACCACCACGACCCGGTCCGGGGTCGACCCGGCATCCGGCGAGCAGATCACACGGCAGGACCGCCGCGACGGCACCTACTGA
- a CDS encoding ribonuclease H family protein, with the protein MTIVAAADGSALGNPGPAGWAWYVDDDRWAAGGWPRGTNNQGELTAVLQLLRATKDAGEPLHILCDSQYAIKACTEWLAGWKRKGWRKADGKPVLNVEIIKELDAELQGRKVTFEWVRGHMGHEMNEAADVRARGAATAYQNRTEVPTGPGWPGVDVPEPEALPEAVPPATLF; encoded by the coding sequence GTGACGATCGTCGCCGCCGCAGACGGCTCAGCCCTCGGCAACCCCGGCCCCGCCGGCTGGGCCTGGTACGTGGACGACGACCGCTGGGCTGCCGGTGGCTGGCCGCGTGGGACGAACAACCAGGGCGAGCTCACCGCCGTGCTGCAGCTGCTACGTGCCACGAAGGACGCGGGCGAGCCGCTGCACATCCTCTGCGACAGCCAGTACGCGATCAAGGCGTGCACCGAGTGGCTCGCGGGGTGGAAGCGGAAGGGCTGGCGGAAGGCCGACGGCAAGCCCGTGCTCAACGTCGAGATCATCAAGGAGCTCGACGCCGAGCTGCAGGGCCGCAAGGTCACCTTCGAGTGGGTGCGCGGACACATGGGGCACGAGATGAACGAGGCCGCCGACGTCCGCGCCCGGGGTGCCGCGACCGCGTACCAGAACCGCACCGAGGTGCCGACGGGCCCGGGGTGGCCGGGTGTCGACGTGCCGGAGCCGGAAGCGCTGCCCGAGGCCGTGCCGCCCGCGACGCTCTTCTGA